A single genomic interval of Labrus bergylta chromosome 18, fLabBer1.1, whole genome shotgun sequence harbors:
- the rab11fip5a gene encoding rab11 family-interacting protein 1 isoform X1: MSSLTVEEDQKWVPTHVQVTVLRGRGLRGKGKHGTSDVYTIIQLGKEKYSTGVVEKTTEPDWREECSFELQPGVLENGGRSSYPAGSNELVLTVMHRALIGLDMFLGQAVIQLDKVFHETRYVRNEWYRLNSKTGKKEKERGEIQVTVQFTRNNLTASMYDLVMKDKSASTFGKLKERMRGKRRSSDDDSSSAVLASGYGSLQKMRQRLPSDGGGEEDYEDDEGGEARRSKMRTFFLRGKLRKSSDTRSSTSLGSESSESSSRGGSLSPTAGISVVVSDLSNSPSNSSNLTVDNSPEHTANTSPRSSSLHVSEFGDEAGEITIAVPQQTVCVNGSHAYDVQPLDPGSGKPVDSLGLGRLLQKSLPVSVSLQNLSPHTVTTPTHPKSPVGDGRRWSFDKPDEEEKAAIAAALEKSGPMLADEDERSGQAASSSSSSTAELESQGKKQRRNLFSHGRSESAGKGQSQSKDESEQASAATREKNGGWFGSKDSNSKPSLVVSPTLEPSTDPHPPPLPTRPHPPGPPFDPTSLVSPLHHTNPFSHSQSTSPPMSPCNPFLSLVQHNPFYEDILTAKPLKPSLPPLPYLSSSRPPISQLFPQANNNDLTTHHSIIGTEPKNKVTAKVEKRPLPPVPTEGENALNKKSANPFTTAGELESEWDDSFEAFAAGRLQPPEDPTTDCNTQQNLPSDRPLERCGNKGALLPITDADQNTNVNEALRHQPCTEFVLEAHKAVTNTNTHHFDTFAQFLETIPEHTSFESDNLTLNTLSACTETNQANSTTNTTDLKETSLHQPLSHASSVKLDRSSPDPSSSGLGSSAEEDFLSCLSSYSDKFSPSSSEETEAQNFERGILSFEKSPESAAVKDLKTVESEDDTADKSVDLSLVDVTQHTVIQDGDGCEKVGLDRELEPQLPVLIHLHRVITAEETGTQGGQTEAPKLSISDVSLQAESNLNSLDGTLDPQFSAFTHQQTVIPAKETGTEAEDFWLQNLSELQPKPNVSLRPIEENGEDILGEFSESVSVSEVLNDSPDQELCSAQPLLRIITSSPDPNSAEPLVEITTSERRDTSRQSPIPFGLLGGFLNTSSIAINTSRCMDETLLQTPMSDKSNSSFLQSLYVSTDSQAYQSCVSDPASKFSSESETNETLDSVNLTLCGDLSESQATAEDAQDDATKPDSAQCHQSFPRALDDTETLEPSFTTSNISGATLQRSHSEGDLTSAFQELLLPSFGSDPGAIQGSSSSAQPSPPDLPSLAAFPPSVTPDRSSSPVVLFPPPSLADATASLPTGATQATAPKPVPLETDWQRQAGYPEENSPHPVKPLTTAMLAEEKRTEGRSVLATGLEKLKSTIHPGRSSSQISEPEPERKKSLTEGAGSYYHLTHSELVALLLQREAELERQKAEFERQKFLLAKREVELKKLKPQVKDLEDYIDTLLVRIMEQKPTLLQVRSKLK; this comes from the exons GTGGTACAGGCTCAACTCTAAGACggggaagaaggagaaggaacGAGGAGAAATTCAGGTCACCGTCCAGTTCACCCGAAACAACCTGACAGCCAGCATGTACGACCTCGTCATGAAGGACAAGAGCGCCTCCACCTTCGGCAAGCTAAAGGAGCGCATGAGGGGGAAGAGGAGATCCAGCGACGACGACTCCTCCTCAGCCGTCTTAGCCAGCGGTTACGGGTCTCTTCAAAAGATGAGACAACGGCTGCCGAGCGACGGAGGCGGGGAGGAGGACTACGAGGACGACGAGGGCGGCGAGGCCCGGCGGAGCAAGATGAGGACCTTCTTCTTAAGAGGGAAGCTGAGGAAATCATCAGACACTCGCTCCAGCACATCGCTGGGCTCAGAGAGCAGTGAGTCGTCGTCACGAGGGGGGAGTCTCAGCCCAACGGCCGGGATCAGTGTGGTGGTCTCCGACCTCTCCAACTCGCCAAGTAACAGCAGCAACCTGACGGTCGACAACAGCCCAG agcACACAGCTAACACGTCGCCCAGGTCGTCCTCTCTCCATGTGAGTGAGTTTGGTGATGAGGCCGGCGAGATCACCATCGCAGTGCCTCAACAAACTGTGTGCGTTAACGGAAGCCATGCTTACGATGTCCAGCCCCTGGACCCAGGCTCAGGAAAACCTGTGGATTCTCTAGGCCTGGGACGACTGTTGCAGAAGTCTTTGCCCGTGTCCGTGTCTTTGCAGAACCTCAGCCCACACACGGTAACCACCCCAACCCACCCCAAAAGCCCCGTGGGGGACGGGCGCCGCTGGTCCTTCGACAAGCCCGACGAGGAGGAGAAGGCGGCCATAGCGGCGGCGCTGGAGAAAAGCGGCCCCATGCTGGCTGACGAAGACGAGCGGTCGGGACAGGCtgcgtcctcctcctcctcctcgacgGCGGAGCTGGAGAGCCAGGGGAAAAAGCAGAGGAGGAACTTGTTCTCCCACGGGAGGAGCGAGTCTGCAGGGAAAGGGCAGAGTCAGTCCAAGGATGAGTCTGAACAAGCCTCCGCCGCCACCAGGGAGAAAAACGGGGGATGGTTCGGATCAAAGGACTCGAACAGCAAACCCAG CCTGGTGGTGTCACCTACACTAGAGCCCAGCACTGACCCCCACCCACCACCCCTCCCGACTAGACCCCACCCCCCGGGTCCCCCCTTTGATCCCACCTCTCTGGTTTCTCCGCTGCATCACACTAACCCCTTCTCTCACTCACAGTCCACCTCACCTCCCATGTCCCCCTGCAACCCTTTCCTTTCTCTGGTCCAGCACAACCCTTTCTATGAAGACATTCTAACCGCTAAGCCCCTAAAACCTTCGCTGCCTCCTCTGCCCTATCTTTCCAGTTCCCGGCCCCCCATAAGTCAACTTTTTCCACAGGCGAATAACAACGACTTAACCACACACCACTCCATCATCGGCACAGAGCCAAAGAACAAAGTGACGGCAAAAGTTGAGAAACGACCTCTTCCTCCGGTTCCTACAGAAGGGGAGAACGCTTTAAACAAGAAGTCAGCCAACCCTTTTACGACTGCAGGAGAGCTGGAGTCAGAGTGGGACGACTCCTTTGAAGCGTTCGCAGCTGGCAGGCTGCAGCCCCCCGAGGACCCGACCACAGATTGCAACACACAGCAAAACCTTCCCAGTGACCGTCCACTGGAACGCTGCGGAAATAAAGGAGCATTGCTTCCCATAACGGATGCTGATCAAAACACTAATGTGAATGAAGCGCTGCGTCATCAACCTTGCACAGAATTTGTATTGGAGGCACATAAAGCCGTCactaacactaacacacatcACTTTGACACGTTTGCACAATTCCTGGAGACGATCCCGGAGCACACAAGCTTTGAGAGTGACAATCTAACTTTAAATACTTTGTCTGCATGCACCGAAACTAATCAAGCTAACAGCACTACTAACACAACTGATTTAAAAGAAACGAGCCTGCATCAACCTCTGAGTCATGCATCGTCAGTAAAGCTCGACCGCAGCTCCCCGGATCCTAGCTCATCGGGTCTCGGCAGTTCTGCAGAAGAGGATTTCCTCTCCTGCCTCTCTTCCTACTCCGACAAATTCTCCCCGTCCTCCTCCGAGGAAACTGAGGCGCAGAACTTTGAGAGGGGCATCCTCAGCTTTGAGAAATCTCCTGAGTCAGCTGCGGTGAAGGATTTAAAGACAGTAGAGTCTGAAGATGACACTGCTGACAAGTCAGTGGATCTGTCTTTAGTTGATGTTACCCAGCACACTGTTATTCAGGACGGAGATGGATGTGAAAAGGTTGGATTGGACAGAGAATTGGAACCACAGCTTCCAGTGCTAATACATCTTCATCGTGTGATCACTGCAGAAGAGACTGGAACACAAGGGGGCCAAACTGAAGCACCAAAACTGTCAATATCTGACGTTTCTTTACAGGCTGAAAGCAATTTAAACAGTTTGGACGGGACGTTGGACCCACAGTTTTCAGCGTTCACACATCAGCAGACTGTAATTCCTGCAAAAGAGACGGGAACTGAAGCTGAAGACTTTTGGCTACAGAATCTCTCAGAACTACAGCCGAAACCAAACGTCTCTTTACGACCCATCGAAGAAAACGGAGAAGACATTTTGGGGGAATTCAGCGAATCTGTATCAGTTTCAGAAGTTTTAAATGATTCACCAGATCAAGAACTCTGCTCTGCACAACCGTTGTTACGCATCATAACGTCCTCCCCTGACCCGAACTCTGCAGAGCCGCTTGTTGAGATCACTACTTCAGAAAGGCGGGATACTAGCCGACAATCCCCGATACCCTTTGGGCTTCTTGGTGGTTTCCTCAACACGAGTAGCATAGCGATAAATACGAGCCGATGCATGGACGAAACACTGTTGCAAACACCGATGTCCGATAAGAGCAACAGCAGCTTTCTGCAAAGCCTTTATGTCAGCACCGACTCGCAGGCTTACCAAAGCTGTGTGTCCGACCCGGCCTCCAAATTCTCCAGCGAGTCTGAGACAAATGAGACTCTGGACTCTGTGAACTTAACGCTTTGTGGGGATCTGAGTGAAAGTCAGGCGACTGCTGAAGACGCTCAAGACGATGCAACCAAACCCGACTCCGCCCAATGTCATCAATCCTTCCCTAGAGCTTTGGACGATACAGAAACTCTCGAGCCAAGTTTTACTACGAGCAATATTTCAGGTGCTACTCTCCAACGCTCCCACTCTGAAGGCGACTTGACTTCTGCCTTCCAAGAGCTTCTCCTGCCCTCGTTTGGGAGCGATCCCGGTGCAATACAGGgttcctcttcatcagctcAGCCCAGCCCCCCTGACCTCCCCTCTCTCGCCGCCTTTCCTCCCTCTGTAACTCCTGATCGTAGCAGCTCCCCCGTAGTGCTCTTTCCTCCCCCTTCTCTTGCCGACGCTACGGCGAGTTTACCAACCGGCGCGACACAAGCTACAGCGCCAAAGCCGGTGCCTCTGGAGACCGATTGGCAGCGGCAGGCGGGCTATCCGGAGGAGAACAG CCCCCACCCCGTGAAGCCCCTGACCACTGCCATGCTGGCTGAGGAGAAGCGGACTGAGGGCCGGTCAGTGCTGGCCACCGGCCTGGAGAAGCTCAAGTCCACCATCCACCCGGGGAGGAGCAGCAGCCAGATCAGTGAGCCGGAGCCGGAGAGGAAGAAG TCTCTGACAGAAGGCGCCGGCTCGTATTACCACCTGACCCACAGCGAACTGGTCGCCCTGCTGTTGCAGCGGGAGGCGGAGCTGGAGAGGCAGAAGGCGGAGTTTGAGCGTCAGAAATTCCTGCTGGCCAAGCGGGAGGTGGAGCTGAAGAAGCTGAAGCCGCAGGTCAAAGATCTGGAGGACTACATAGACACGTTGCTGGTGCGGATCATGGAGCAGAAACCCACGCTCCTGCAAGTGCGCTCCAAGTTAAAGTGA